In Streptomyces hawaiiensis, one genomic interval encodes:
- a CDS encoding TetR/AcrR family transcriptional regulator yields the protein MTGRPPAGGGSGTTARRRGRPPRTESADTRDRILTAARDEFSEHGYEKTSVRGIAKTAGVDPALVHHYFGTKEQVFEAAITQSFGPALQAPKAIEEGPLDGVGERLARFFFGVWENPATRAPLLAVVRSALTNETAAAVFRRIIATQVLRRIAVRLELPDAELRAELAAAQLVGTAVLRYVIKVEPLASADPEQIIARLAPVVQGHLTAP from the coding sequence ATGACCGGCCGGCCCCCGGCCGGCGGCGGGTCCGGCACCACCGCCCGCCGCCGCGGCCGCCCCCCGCGCACGGAGTCCGCCGACACCCGCGACCGCATCCTGACCGCCGCCCGCGACGAGTTCTCCGAGCACGGCTACGAGAAGACGTCCGTCCGCGGCATCGCCAAGACGGCCGGCGTCGACCCGGCCCTCGTGCACCACTACTTCGGCACGAAGGAACAGGTCTTCGAGGCGGCGATCACCCAGTCCTTCGGACCCGCCCTGCAGGCTCCGAAGGCCATCGAGGAGGGCCCGCTCGACGGCGTGGGGGAGCGTCTGGCCCGCTTCTTCTTCGGCGTCTGGGAGAACCCGGCGACCCGCGCGCCGCTGCTCGCCGTCGTCCGGTCCGCCCTCACCAACGAGACCGCGGCCGCCGTCTTCCGGCGGATCATCGCCACCCAGGTGCTGCGCCGCATCGCCGTGCGGCTGGAGCTGCCGGACGCCGAACTGCGCGCCGAGCTCGCCGCCGCCCAGCTCGTGGGCACGGCCGTCCTGCGGTACGTCATCAAGGTCGAGCCGCTGGCCTCGGCGGACCCGGAGCAGATCATCGCGCGGCTGGCGCCGGTCGTGCAGGGACATCTGACCGCTCCGTAA